A DNA window from Thiobacillus denitrificans ATCC 25259 contains the following coding sequences:
- the uvrB gene encoding excinuclease ABC subunit UvrB, translating into MFVTFPDSPFRLFQPFPPAGDQPTAIARLIEGIDDGLSYQTLLGVTGSGKTYTMANVIARAGRPALIMAPNKTLAAQLYAEMREFFPENAVEYFVSYYDYYQPEAYVPARDLFIEKDSSINEHIEQMRLSATKSLLERRDTVIVCTVSAIYGIGDPSDYHSMILLLRQNDKMTQREVIARLTQMQYDRNDVDFKRGVFRVRGDVIDIFPAEHAETAIRVELFDDVVETLHLFDPLTGQILQKVSRFTVFPSSHYVTPRETTLRAIEAIKVELRERLDWYYANNKLVEAQRLEQRTRFDLEMMVELGFCKGIENYSRHLSGRKAGEPPPTLIDYLAKDALMFIDESHVTVTQVGGMYKGDRSRKENLVDYGFRLPSALDNRPLKFEEFEALMPQTVFVSATPAKYEAEHAGQVVEQLVRPTGLIDPIVEVRPVTTQVDDLMSEVKKRVAVGERVLVTTLTKRMAEDLTDYLAEHGVKVRYLHSDIDTVERVEIIRDLRLGEFDVLVGINLLREGLDIPEVSLVAILDADKEGFLRSERSLIQTIGRAARHLNGTAILYADRITDSMQRAIGETERRRAKQIAFNTEHGITPRGVVKRIKDIIDGVYDADASRQELKAAQTAAEYKVMDEKSLTKRVKKIEKEMQDAAKNLEFEKAAVLRDQLKELKALLFGVEERE; encoded by the coding sequence ATGTTCGTCACCTTTCCCGATAGCCCGTTCCGTCTTTTTCAGCCCTTTCCCCCGGCCGGCGACCAGCCGACGGCGATCGCCCGGTTGATCGAGGGGATCGACGACGGCCTGTCGTACCAGACCCTGCTCGGGGTGACCGGTTCCGGCAAGACCTACACCATGGCGAACGTGATCGCGCGCGCGGGGCGGCCGGCCCTGATCATGGCGCCCAACAAGACGCTCGCCGCGCAGCTTTACGCCGAGATGCGCGAGTTCTTTCCGGAGAACGCGGTCGAGTACTTCGTCTCCTACTACGACTACTACCAGCCCGAGGCCTACGTCCCGGCGCGCGATCTCTTCATCGAAAAGGACTCGAGCATCAACGAGCACATCGAGCAGATGCGGCTCTCGGCGACCAAATCGCTGCTCGAGCGGCGCGACACGGTCATCGTCTGCACCGTGTCGGCGATCTACGGTATCGGCGACCCGTCCGACTACCACAGCATGATCCTGCTCCTGCGGCAGAACGACAAAATGACGCAGCGCGAGGTCATCGCGCGCCTGACGCAGATGCAGTACGACCGCAACGACGTCGACTTCAAGCGCGGCGTCTTTCGCGTGCGCGGCGACGTGATCGACATCTTCCCGGCCGAACACGCCGAGACCGCGATCCGCGTCGAGCTCTTCGACGACGTGGTCGAGACGCTGCATCTCTTCGATCCACTGACCGGCCAGATCCTGCAGAAGGTCTCGCGCTTCACGGTCTTCCCGTCGAGCCACTACGTCACGCCGCGTGAGACGACGCTGCGCGCGATCGAGGCGATCAAGGTCGAGCTGCGCGAGCGCCTTGACTGGTATTACGCCAACAACAAGCTCGTCGAGGCGCAAAGGCTCGAGCAGCGCACGCGTTTCGACCTCGAGATGATGGTCGAACTCGGCTTCTGCAAGGGCATCGAGAACTACTCGCGGCATCTGTCGGGCCGCAAGGCCGGCGAGCCGCCGCCGACCCTGATCGACTATCTGGCGAAGGACGCGCTGATGTTCATCGACGAGTCGCACGTCACCGTGACCCAGGTCGGCGGCATGTACAAAGGCGACCGCTCGCGCAAGGAAAACCTCGTCGACTACGGTTTCCGGTTGCCCTCAGCGCTCGACAACCGGCCGCTGAAATTCGAGGAATTCGAGGCGCTGATGCCGCAGACCGTGTTCGTCTCGGCGACGCCGGCGAAGTACGAAGCCGAACACGCGGGGCAGGTCGTCGAACAGCTCGTGCGCCCGACCGGGTTGATCGACCCCATCGTCGAGGTGCGGCCGGTCACGACCCAGGTCGACGACCTCATGAGCGAGGTCAAGAAACGCGTGGCCGTGGGCGAGCGCGTCCTCGTCACGACGCTGACCAAGCGCATGGCCGAGGACCTGACCGACTACCTCGCCGAGCACGGCGTCAAGGTGCGCTACCTGCACTCCGACATCGACACGGTTGAGCGCGTCGAGATCATCCGCGACCTGCGGCTCGGCGAGTTCGACGTGCTGGTCGGCATCAACCTGCTGCGCGAGGGCCTCGACATCCCCGAGGTGTCGCTGGTCGCGATTCTGGATGCCGACAAGGAGGGCTTCCTGCGCTCCGAGCGCTCGCTGATCCAGACCATCGGCCGCGCCGCGCGCCATCTGAACGGCACGGCGATCCTCTACGCCGACCGGATCACCGATTCGATGCAGCGCGCGATCGGCGAGACCGAGCGCCGGCGCGCCAAGCAGATCGCGTTCAATACCGAACACGGCATCACCCCGCGCGGCGTCGTCAAGCGCATCAAGGACATCATCGACGGCGTCTACGATGCCGACGCCAGCCGCCAGGAACTCAAGGCCGCGCAGACCGCCGCGGAATACAAGGTCATGGACGAGAAATCCCTGACCAAGCGAGTCAAGAAGATAGAGAAGGAAATGCAGGACGCGGCGAAGAACCTCGAGTTCGAAAAGGCCGCGGTGCTGCGGGATCAGTTGAAGGAGCTGAAGGCGTTGCTGTTCGGGGTGGAGGAGCGGGAGTAG
- a CDS encoding pyridoxal phosphate-dependent aminotransferase yields MELSRRVQAIKPSPTLAVTARAAALKATGRDIIGLGAGEPDFDTPQHIKDAAIKAIDGGFTKYTAVDGTPSLKAAIIAKFKRDNGLDYTPKQILVSCGGKQSFFNLVQAVIDPDDEVIIPAPYWVSYPDIVILADGKPVIVEAGIEQGFKITPAQLEAAITPKTRLFVINSPSNPTGAVYSKDELAALGDVLRRHPRVLIASDDMYEHIRLDGAPFVNILNACPDLYDRTLVLNGVSKAYSMTGWRIGYAAGPEAILRAMTNVQSQSTSNPTSISQVAAEAALNGDQGCITPMLDAFKARHRFVVDALNAIPGFKCVDSGGAFYAFPDVRPAIQALLARDVIEQGTDIAFSEYLLESADVAVVPGSAFGAEGYIRLSFATSQANLDKALKRIAQAIAG; encoded by the coding sequence GTGGAACTCTCCCGCCGCGTACAGGCCATCAAGCCCTCCCCGACGCTCGCCGTCACCGCCCGCGCCGCCGCCCTCAAGGCCACCGGTCGCGACATCATCGGCCTCGGCGCCGGCGAGCCCGACTTCGATACGCCGCAACACATCAAGGACGCGGCGATCAAGGCGATCGACGGCGGCTTCACCAAGTACACGGCGGTCGACGGCACGCCGAGCCTGAAGGCGGCGATCATCGCCAAGTTCAAGCGCGACAACGGCCTCGACTACACGCCGAAGCAGATCCTCGTCTCATGCGGCGGCAAGCAGAGCTTCTTCAACCTCGTCCAGGCCGTGATCGACCCCGACGACGAGGTCATCATTCCGGCGCCCTACTGGGTGTCCTACCCCGACATCGTGATCCTCGCCGATGGCAAACCTGTCATCGTCGAGGCCGGCATCGAGCAGGGCTTCAAAATCACACCCGCGCAGCTCGAGGCGGCGATCACGCCGAAAACGCGCCTCTTCGTCATCAACAGCCCGTCGAACCCGACCGGCGCGGTCTACTCGAAGGACGAACTCGCCGCGCTCGGCGACGTGTTGCGCCGCCATCCGCGCGTGCTCATCGCCTCGGACGACATGTATGAGCATATCCGCCTCGACGGCGCGCCCTTCGTCAACATCCTCAACGCCTGCCCCGACCTCTACGACCGCACGCTCGTGCTGAACGGCGTGTCGAAGGCCTACTCAATGACCGGCTGGCGGATCGGCTACGCCGCCGGCCCCGAAGCGATCCTGCGCGCGATGACCAACGTGCAGTCGCAATCGACCTCGAACCCGACCTCGATCTCACAGGTCGCCGCCGAAGCGGCGCTCAACGGCGACCAGGGCTGCATCACGCCGATGCTCGACGCGTTCAAGGCACGTCACCGCTTCGTCGTCGACGCGCTCAACGCGATTCCCGGCTTCAAGTGCGTCGATAGCGGCGGCGCGTTCTACGCCTTCCCCGACGTGCGGCCGGCGATCCAGGCGCTGCTCGCGCGCGACGTGATCGAGCAAGGCACCGACATCGCCTTCTCCGAATACCTGCTTGAGTCGGCCGACGTCGCAGTGGTTCCCGGCTCGGCCTTCGGCGCCGAGGGCTACATCCGCCTGTCGTTCGCGACCTCGCAGGCCAACCTCGACAAGGCGCTCAAGCGGATCGCCCAGGCGATCGCCGGCTGA
- a CDS encoding YhjD/YihY/BrkB family envelope integrity protein encodes MRLPALPPVRGPLSRIVQLGYTTARLFTQNGLQNHAAATAFYFLLSATPLLLLLSYGLTLLGQIAENSVPATILLAALYEQMRLDSLTELGFIPSQTELTAGSVGLVTLLLSSRGLVNTMQGAFRIIFPAREKRSFVGSWILPLVVLPLLFALMGVAALAQVTLTFLGQNDFIGTGNARVLQVLNSLFGFAMVWALLFTAYWRLPRRHPPARVAAVFALGAIASLGLLLVLFGAFFELENYLSLYGALGGVVFVLIGAYFAFLLLYFWAQALYAYGKADIIALEKLFLSHSGDGDPLERYVFADSHPLMEKYGQIHPAGHALIEEGDTSHTAYFLCSGHAAVYKKTEAGRRRLNELQQGQLFGEMAYLLNEPRTASVVTESEVTVLALPPQILEELMQHSALLSRRIIATLCLRLERMNAERAA; translated from the coding sequence ATGCGCCTGCCCGCCCTGCCCCCCGTCCGCGGCCCGCTCTCGCGGATCGTCCAGCTCGGCTACACGACGGCGCGCCTGTTCACGCAGAACGGGCTGCAAAACCACGCCGCGGCCACCGCCTTCTATTTCCTGCTCTCGGCGACTCCGCTGCTGCTGCTGCTCAGCTATGGGCTGACCCTGCTCGGCCAGATCGCCGAGAATTCGGTTCCCGCGACGATCCTGCTCGCCGCGCTCTACGAGCAGATGCGACTCGACAGCCTGACCGAGCTGGGCTTCATTCCGAGCCAGACCGAACTCACCGCCGGCAGCGTCGGCCTCGTCACGCTGCTGCTGTCGTCCCGCGGCCTCGTCAACACGATGCAGGGCGCGTTCCGCATCATCTTCCCGGCGCGCGAGAAACGCAGCTTCGTCGGCTCGTGGATCCTGCCGCTCGTCGTCCTGCCGCTCCTGTTCGCGCTAATGGGTGTCGCCGCGCTCGCCCAGGTGACGCTGACGTTTCTCGGGCAAAACGACTTCATCGGCACCGGCAACGCGCGCGTGTTGCAGGTGCTCAATTCGCTGTTCGGCTTCGCCATGGTCTGGGCGCTGCTCTTCACCGCCTACTGGCGGCTGCCGCGCCGCCACCCGCCCGCACGCGTCGCCGCGGTGTTCGCGCTCGGCGCCATCGCCAGCCTTGGTCTCCTGCTTGTCCTGTTCGGCGCCTTCTTCGAACTCGAAAACTACCTGAGCCTCTACGGCGCGCTCGGCGGCGTCGTCTTCGTCCTGATCGGCGCCTACTTCGCGTTTCTGCTACTGTATTTCTGGGCCCAGGCCCTGTACGCCTACGGCAAGGCCGACATCATCGCGCTCGAAAAACTGTTCCTGAGCCATAGCGGCGACGGCGATCCGCTCGAGCGCTACGTCTTCGCCGACAGCCATCCGCTGATGGAAAAATACGGCCAGATCCATCCCGCCGGGCACGCCCTGATCGAGGAAGGCGACACCTCGCACACCGCGTATTTCCTGTGCTCGGGGCACGCCGCCGTGTACAAGAAAACCGAAGCAGGCCGCCGCCGCCTCAACGAGCTGCAGCAGGGCCAGCTCTTCGGCGAAATGGCCTACCTGCTCAACGAGCCGCGCACCGCGTCGGTCGTCACCGAAAGCGAAGTCACCGTGCTCGCGCTGCCGCCGCAAATTCTCGAAGAGCTCATGCAGCACTCCGCCCTGCTCTCGCGCCGCATCATCGCGACGCTATGTCTGCGGCTCGAACGGATGAACGCCGAACGGGCGGCGTAG